The DNA region TGGTTGAGAGGTCTTGGTTTGACTCGGTCCCTCTGGCTGACACGgcttcttccttcttgtGCTGCAGGCGAATGTAGAGGGTTGGAGCGTGCTCGACGATAACAACGGTGAGGGCTCCTTTGGCGCCTGCTGCTCCGAGTTCGACGTCTGGTGAGTCAACGTGATGGAGGGGACCATCACAGATTGTGTTTGTGTTGGGGGGGGAGTGAGCCTTCATGCTGACTCTCCGCTTTTCTCTCCAGGAACTCCAACGCCCATTCCTTCTCCATGATCGCGAAGCCCtgcgtcgacgtcgactaCGAGGTGTGCTCACACGGAGACTGCAACGCCCTCGACCCCAGGAACCCGCAACATGGACAGCTGCTGTGCGATCGGACCGGCTGCGACTACAACCCGTACAGGCTCGGCAACACGACGTTCTACGGCAAGGGGAAGACGGTGAACACGGACAAGAAGATTACGTATGACACCTCCCCCATTGTCCCGTTATCTCGTGTTTCATGAAAGTTGTTACTGACAAAGCGAGACTCACAGAGTCGTCACCCGGTTCGAAGAGGACGAAGTCACCCAGTTCTTCATCCAGGACGGCAAGAGGATCGAGGCGCCCAAGCCGAACCACCCGGGCTTCCCCGACGAGAGTGGCATTAGCGCCGGGCACTGCGCCGCGCTGCCGCCCAACTTTGGGGACCCGGAGCACTTTGGCCAGGTGGGCGGCTACGCCCGCCACAACGAGGCGCTCCGGCGGCCGATGGTCCTCGCCCTGTCCATCTCCAAGGATGTGAGTGTTTCCCGTCTGACACTGCCGGTAGAAGATCCCAGCGGAGGAACTACTCTATACcgttgtgtgtgtgtgtgtgtgtgaagcGCAGGGAAAGGGGAGCAGAAGCTGACACTACGATACTTCCAGCACTGGGCGAACAACCTATGGCTCGATTCCGTGTACCCTCCCCAACGGGACGGTCCGGGAGCGGAGCGGGGGCCTTGTCCGGCGAACCAAGGCGGGCCTGGCTTGCCCTGGGTCGAGGTGGATGATTCGTAAGTAGACCGGCAGCAGGGCCTAGGGGTTTCGCGGATCGGCGCGCTGACGATTCTACAGCAGGGTTGCGTGGTCCAACATCCGGTTTGGGCCCATCGGGACCACGGTCTAGCTTGGAAAGGGGGTCATGCCAttgatggtgatgttgaagggggggaggtagactgggagagggggagggggctgaATGTTGGCAGAGGACAATGATTGCGATCTCTTCTTGAATCATCATGGGGGGCTTTTATATGGCGGCACCAGAGGTAAACGCGAAAACGAATGCTTTTTACCATTAGCTCCATGAATGCAAATTGCCTATACACAGAAAACCCAGTCTAAAAAAAAGGCACCACCCCCTCGGACAAAACGCGGGGGGACAGCATCATGACAGCTCCTTCGCGTCCACCCAGTTCCCGTGCAACCCGGCCCGCAACCTCATCGGGACTTTCACCACGGCGGCCGGCTCGGAGAAGCGCCTcgtgtcgacgacgtgcAGCTCGCTCGACATGGTGCCGTAGTTGTTGACGAGCGCGATGACGAagccgtcgc from Colletotrichum higginsianum IMI 349063 chromosome 4, whole genome shotgun sequence includes:
- a CDS encoding Glucanase translates to MMRRLLVPAVLALLVEAQKAGQVIPEVHPTLSWKRCSRDDATGAAACATVAGKVVVDAEKRWVRAADGFANCYTGNSWDAGRCPTNDACTAACVIEGVDAAGLRDQFGVVAGGDRLSQRRVTQHAFGTNSDSRVFLLEAGEERYQTFTLLGNELAFDVDLSAVQCSVNSALYFVAMDADGGKARHPTNKAGARYGTGYCDASCPRTNKFVGGKANVEGWSVLDDNNGEGSFGACCSEFDVWNSNAHSFSMIAKPCVDVDYEVCSHGDCNALDPRNPQHGQLLCDRTGCDYNPYRLGNTTFYGKGKTVNTDKKITVVTRFEEDEVTQFFIQDGKRIEAPKPNHPGFPDESGISAGHCAALPPNFGDPEHFGQVGGYARHNEALRRPMVLALSISKDHWANNLWLDSVYPPQRDGPGAERGPCPANQGGPGLPWVEVDDSRVAWSNIRFGPIGTTV